One part of the Dysidea avara chromosome 10, odDysAvar1.4, whole genome shotgun sequence genome encodes these proteins:
- the LOC136236381 gene encoding uncharacterized protein, with amino-acid sequence MFRKRKRYRKWRNPLRRKVKKLRSSCSKSCPSTDSTTTEVSFSQGSLPVSSDNSPVSVSSDNSPVICLTRTTSSDSIIDLTTTSTSHNSPSVNLTSSKHPIYLTISPTTIFDTTLDSTDSDNTLASVDLPVIPCNKNKDLIKQSASHHYAKERDDLVGASLESYSSTNLKKEKPDVTNTKNDDELLSGTPLLFFYGCKSTGANVHEDRIVEIAAEVIEPEKVVTTTKLFSELCCTSRPICRIGCDVMGTIKQEFSDVFPDFLSWIKKCVTEAEEAAEKIFYPVLVTHNGFAFDFQILAAEVERWKLMAEFIKANLIFADTLYELEKIRKTDDLTLNGWSLEEQEQLSIENLHKICFPEQNCFRTHRALEDVQMMIKIFITSDYFSEILQSPTLRSTTLIISDWKRLHVNKTNKQKASHHCKDEKEIQVKWEVKKEGKKADVEVNSNTAAPLGNTIRNATPLLFIYECQTTGGNIHDDHIIEIAAEVIGTEKEFVTVKSFSELCYTTKPILGIGCGVTEEMLAGKRIFFDIFPDFLSWINKCVNEAERGDGKSFYPVLVAHNGFMFDFRILSAEVQRWGMMEQFSTANLTYADTLFELKKMRQTGHPIFNNWNVEGLKLDSILERCFPQQHYFRACRALEDVHSMIAIFTTSELSVVLQSPSLTMRSTDFVISDWNRVHESYRVWKEAQSLYGRCTTRAMAKCLEQNQLNYVRLQEIFTSCSSSPLLFDDMLKTAGVKNITWRKIIWDHFSA; translated from the exons CACTACAACTGAAGTAAGTTTCTCACAAGGGTCCTTACCTGTCAGTAGTGATAACTCCCCTGTATCTGTCAGTAGTGATAACTCCCCTGTAATCTGTCTAACAAGAACAACATCAAGTGATTCTATTATTGACCTCACTACTACATCCACAAGCCACAACTCTCCTTCTGTCAACCTAACATCAAGTAAACATCCAATTTATCTCACCATTTCTCCTACTACAATATTTGATACAACCTTGGACTCAACTGACAGTGATAATACTCTGGCATCTGTGGATCTTCCTGTGATACCATGCAACAAGAACAA AGATCTTATTAAGCAAAGTGCTAGTCATCACTATGCAAAGGAGCGTGATGATCTTGTTGGGGCAAGTTTGGAAAGTTACAGTAGCACCAATCTAAAAAAAGAAAAACCAgatgtcacaaacactaaaaacgATGATGAGCTGCTATCTGGGACACCACTTCTGTTCTTCTATGGCTGCAAATCAACTGGTGCTAATGTACATGAAGATCGTATTGTTGAGATTGCAGCTGAAGTTATAGAACCAGAGAAGGTGGTTACCACCACAAAATTGTTCTCTGAATTGTGTTGCACCTCCCGTCCTATCTGTAGAATAG GTTGTGATGTTATGGGAACAATAAAGCAAGAATTTTCAGATGTCTTTCCAGACTTTTTGTCTTGGATAAAAAAATGTGTCACAGAAGCTGAAGAGGCAGCTGAAAAGATTTTTTATCCAG TATTGGTGACTCACAATGGGTTTGCTTTTGACTTTCAAATCCTTGCTGCAGAGGTTGAACGTTGGAAATTAATGGCAGAGTTCATCAAAGCAAATTTAATATTTGCAGACACTCTTTATGAGCTGGAAAAG ATAAGAAAGACAGATGATCTCACTCTTAATGGGTGGAGCCTAGAAGAACAGGAACAGCTATCCATAGAAAATCTACACAAAATATGCTTTCCAGAACAAAACTGTTTTA GAACTCATCGAGCATTGGAGGATGTCCAGATGATGATTAAAATCTTCATCACGTCTGACTACTTCAGCGAAATTCTGCAGTCACCCACCTTGAGAAGTACAACTCTAATAATTAGTGACTGGAAAAGACTACATGTGAATAAAACCAA CAAGCAAAAGGCTAGTCATCACTGCAAAGATGAAAAAGAAATCCAGGTAAAGTGGGAAGTAAAAAAGGAAGGAAAAAAGGCTGATGTTGAAGTTAACAGCAACACAGCAGCACCACTGGGAAATACCATCAGAAATGCTACTCCACTGCTGTTCATCTATGAATGTCAAACAACTGGGGGTAACATACATGATGATCACATTATTGAGATAGCAGCTGAAGTAATTGGAACAGAGAAGGAGTTTGTCACAGTGAAATCATTCTCTGAATTGTGTTATACTACCAAACCAATTCTTGGAATAG GATGTGGTGTTACAGAAGAGATGCTTGCAGGAAAAAGAATATTTTTTGACATCTTTCCAGACTTTCTGTCTTGGATAAACAAATGTGTTAATGAAGCTGAAAGAGGAGATGGCAAGTCATTTTATCCAG ttTTGGTGGCTCACAATGGGTTTATGTTTGATTTTCGCATCCTTTCTGCTGAAGTGCAACGCTGGGGTATGATGGAACAGTTCTCTACAGCAAATCTTACATATGCAGACACCCTCTTTGAGCTTAAAAAG ATGAGACAAACAGGCCATCCTATATTCAATAACTGGAATGTTGAAGGGTTAAAGCTGGACAGCATACTTGAAAGGTGCTTCCCACAGCAGCATTATTTTA GGGCTTGTCGAGCACTGGAAGATGTACACTCTATGATAGCAATATTCACGACATCTGAACTTAGTGTAGTACTACAATCACCATCACTAACCATGAGAAGTACTGATTTTGTAATTTCTGACTGGAATAGAGTACATGAAAGCTACAGAGTTTGGAAAGAAGCTCAGTCTCTATACGGTCGATGTACCACAAGGGCCATGGCTAAGTGTTTAGAGCAAAATCAATTAAACTATGTGAGACTGCAGGAGATTTTTACCAGTTGTTCATCATCACCATTGTTATTTGATGACATGCTGAAGACAGCTGGAGTAAAGAACATAACTTGGAGGAAAATTATATGGGATCATTTCTCAGCATAA